AGCCAAAAAGTGGGGCGGTCCCGGAGCGCGTGCTCGCTATCAAAAATCCTACCGCTGAGGTGATCACGTATGATGGTACCCGTTCGATGTTTCACGTGTGGTAAGGTCGTCGGCGAACACTGGGAGGAGTTCAAACAGCGGACCAACGAAAACGGCGAATCCGCCGAATCCGTACTCGACGACCTCGGTATCGAACGACCGTGCTGTCGACGGATGCTCGTCTCGCATAAGGATCTCGTCGATATCGTCTCCCCCTACCAGTAACTATGTCGACACAACAACGACACAATCGGTATGAGAAGGCTCGCATCATCGGCGCGCGAGCGCTTCAAGTAACGTATGGTGCGCCCGTTCTCATCGAGTCCGACCGGAAGGAACCGATCCTCGTCGCAGCCGAAGAGTACGACGCGGGGGTGCTCCCGTTCACCGTGAAACGAGAGACGGGCAGCCATACGGAGGAAGCACGATGACGCTTATCACCGAAGTTCGACTCAGGAAAGTGTTGGATTCTAGGGGGAATCCGACGGTCGAAGCGGACGTATCGACCGAGAGTGGCGGGTTCGGTCGTGCGAGTGCCCCAAGCGGGGCGAGCACGGGCGAGTACGAAGCGATCGAGCTCCCTGTCGACGAGGCGATCGCCAACACGCGGGAGTTGGCCGTTCCACGGCTCGAAGGGCAGGTGTACGCTGGCGATCAGCGCTCAGTCGATCAACTGCTCCACGAAGCCGATGGTACCGACGACTTCGGTGAGATCGGCGCGAACAGCGCAGTCGCCATCAGCATGGCGGCAGCGAAAGCGGGCGCTGACATGCTCGGAGCACCGCTGTACCAGCATCTCGGTGGAGCGTTCCGTGGAGCCACGTCTCCGACGCCACTCGGCAACGTGATCGGTGGCGGCGAGCACGCA
The sequence above is drawn from the Halocatena salina genome and encodes:
- a CDS encoding DNA-directed RNA polymerase subunit N, encoding MMVPVRCFTCGKVVGEHWEEFKQRTNENGESAESVLDDLGIERPCCRRMLVSHKDLVDIVSPYQ
- a CDS encoding DNA-directed RNA polymerase subunit K, with product MSTQQRHNRYEKARIIGARALQVTYGAPVLIESDRKEPILVAAEEYDAGVLPFTVKRETGSHTEEAR